A genomic window from Cytobacillus suaedae includes:
- a CDS encoding nicotinate phosphoribosyltransferase: MKEIELKMQGKINRLTNSTFKFDERIKEGWFSAVYFLKTREIVKEFKSDNIVTMQFFQKNHAVLCGTDEVIALIKTFAEQPEELEIYSLKDGDKISPFETVLTITGPYQSFGYLEGIIDGILARRTSVATNVYNVVKAAGFSGIQKKVIFMGDRDDHFTQQAGDGYAAYIGGSQAQATHAMNEWWGKKGMGTMPHALIQLFDGDTVAATKAYHAKFPEDELMVLVDYNNDCITDALKVAHEFGDKLKAVRLDTSRTMIDQYFLRNQDVLGTFDPRGVNAPLVFALREALDKEGFNHVKIVVTGGFNEERILNFEEQNVPVDMYGVGSSLLKINIGFTGDNVILNGQPQAKAGRKYRPNPRLEKVE; encoded by the coding sequence ATGAAGGAAATAGAATTGAAAATGCAAGGTAAAATAAACAGATTAACAAATAGTACGTTTAAATTTGATGAGAGAATTAAGGAAGGCTGGTTCTCAGCAGTCTACTTTTTAAAGACAAGAGAAATTGTTAAGGAATTTAAGTCTGATAATATTGTCACAATGCAGTTTTTCCAAAAGAATCATGCAGTATTATGTGGAACTGACGAAGTGATTGCTCTTATTAAAACATTTGCTGAGCAGCCTGAGGAATTAGAAATTTACTCATTAAAAGATGGAGATAAAATTAGTCCATTTGAAACGGTATTAACAATAACTGGTCCTTACCAAAGTTTTGGCTATCTTGAAGGAATTATAGACGGCATATTGGCAAGAAGAACAAGTGTTGCAACGAATGTTTATAATGTTGTAAAAGCTGCAGGATTTTCTGGGATTCAAAAAAAGGTCATCTTTATGGGAGATCGTGATGATCATTTTACTCAACAAGCTGGTGATGGGTATGCAGCTTATATTGGCGGGTCTCAAGCTCAAGCAACACATGCTATGAATGAATGGTGGGGAAAAAAGGGAATGGGGACAATGCCTCATGCTCTCATTCAACTATTTGATGGTGACACTGTTGCGGCAACAAAGGCGTATCATGCAAAATTTCCTGAGGATGAACTGATGGTCCTAGTTGATTATAATAATGATTGTATTACAGATGCTTTAAAAGTGGCTCATGAATTTGGAGATAAGTTGAAAGCAGTTCGACTAGATACTTCCCGGACAATGATTGATCAATATTTCCTTAGAAATCAAGACGTATTGGGAACCTTTGACCCTCGTGGTGTTAATGCTCCATTGGTCTTTGCTTTGCGCGAGGCACTTGACAAAGAAGGCTTTAACCATGTGAAGATTGTTGTTACTGGTGGATTTAACGAAGAGCGAATTCTTAATTTTGAAGAGCAAAATGTACCAGTTGATATGTACGGTGTAGGAAGTAGCCTATTAAAGATTAATATTGGCTTTACCGGAGACAATGTTATCCTTAACGGCCAACCTCAGGCGAAAGCTGGTAGGAAATATAGACCTAACCCTCGCTTAGAAAAGGTTGAATAG
- a CDS encoding DNA translocase FtsK: MDWLKKLYRTLVNDNEKHTTEPEVTNNRVISPKNVEAKIAYQYPKGKFRFPLIPDDIKGKELPEKRKHDVKKQDTNLTKLREIKVQEKKSGSKKQFRPTEVPSPIYGFGKPKIANSEDIIEFELVSSGSMKEAQSEIAVTSSDSSLTILEGNPSEDLYPLEENDVLEVQEEEKDLNESDEFLDLLKELKKGPLHNVYEEQIEEETVELETQSIVSEDNVNLVTTESVGHDFHHDSEVSSMEETESNMTEQSTYEKENPRRHYIPYNVMMLKQDRQNLQKKQQEKVRPNEEVKLDGQVEVNPQSVNLDYSEAIPQKETPNLVEEANEIDVKTREPQSLGSYNFPSLQYLNQPVEQQEDDEEWLVNQSELLDQTLRNFKVGATVVNVTQGPAVTRFEVHPEPGVKVNKITNLSDDIKLSLAAKDIRIEAPIPGKNTIGIEVPNRKSKSVLLREIIQSDAFHSDSSPLTVALGLDISGKPVVTDLRKMPHGLIAGATGSGKSVCINTMLVSLLYKASPHEVKLLLIDPKMVELAPYNHIPHLVSPVITDVKAATAALKWAVEEMERRYELFAHAGVRDIARFNELVDRHNEKSGHLPYLVIIIDELADLMMVAPGDVEEAICRIAQKARACGIHLILATQRPSVDVITGLIKANIPTRIAFSVSSQVDSRTIIDTNGADKLLGKGDMLFLENGSSKPTRVQGNFVSDDEIERVVTHVKDQMKPVYMFEQDELVKKATIQSEEDDLFYEACEFVLDQGGASTSSLQRRFRIGYNRAARLIDIMEEQGIISEGRGSKPREILITEDELENIQETSTSTL, from the coding sequence ATGGATTGGTTAAAGAAGCTATACAGAACATTAGTAAATGACAACGAGAAACATACAACTGAACCTGAGGTTACCAATAATAGAGTGATAAGCCCCAAAAATGTTGAAGCCAAGATTGCTTATCAGTATCCAAAAGGAAAGTTTCGATTTCCACTAATACCTGATGACATAAAGGGTAAAGAATTACCCGAGAAAAGAAAGCATGATGTAAAAAAACAGGATACAAATCTAACTAAGTTAAGAGAGATTAAAGTACAAGAAAAAAAGAGTGGGTCCAAAAAGCAATTTAGGCCAACTGAAGTGCCATCTCCTATATATGGGTTTGGTAAACCTAAAATTGCAAACTCGGAGGATATTATAGAATTTGAGTTAGTATCCTCTGGAAGCATGAAGGAAGCACAATCAGAAATTGCAGTAACTAGTTCTGATAGTAGTCTAACTATCCTTGAAGGCAATCCAAGTGAGGATTTATATCCCCTTGAAGAGAACGATGTTTTGGAAGTTCAAGAGGAGGAAAAGGACCTAAATGAGTCAGATGAATTTCTAGACTTACTAAAAGAGCTTAAAAAGGGTCCATTACATAATGTTTATGAAGAGCAGATAGAAGAAGAAACGGTTGAATTAGAGACTCAGAGTATAGTTAGTGAAGATAACGTGAATCTAGTAACGACTGAATCAGTAGGTCACGACTTCCATCATGATAGTGAAGTTTCCTCAATGGAGGAGACAGAAAGTAATATGACGGAACAATCTACTTATGAAAAAGAAAACCCAAGAAGACATTATATCCCCTATAATGTGATGATGCTAAAACAGGATAGACAAAACTTACAAAAGAAGCAGCAAGAAAAAGTACGACCAAATGAAGAAGTAAAGTTAGATGGACAAGTGGAGGTAAATCCTCAATCAGTGAATCTTGATTACAGTGAAGCTATTCCACAGAAAGAAACGCCTAATTTAGTAGAAGAGGCTAATGAAATAGATGTGAAGACTCGTGAACCTCAAAGTCTGGGTTCTTATAATTTTCCTAGTCTACAATACTTAAACCAACCAGTAGAGCAACAAGAGGATGATGAAGAGTGGTTAGTTAATCAAAGTGAACTTCTTGATCAGACCTTACGAAACTTTAAAGTGGGAGCTACAGTTGTCAATGTAACTCAAGGGCCAGCAGTTACTCGCTTCGAGGTGCATCCAGAGCCTGGGGTTAAAGTTAATAAAATAACAAACCTTTCTGACGATATAAAATTAAGCCTAGCTGCTAAGGATATAAGAATTGAAGCTCCTATCCCTGGAAAAAACACGATTGGTATTGAAGTTCCTAACCGTAAAAGTAAATCTGTATTATTGCGAGAAATCATCCAAAGTGATGCATTTCATTCGGACTCTTCTCCTTTGACCGTTGCACTAGGACTCGATATATCAGGGAAACCTGTGGTTACAGACCTTCGAAAAATGCCACATGGTTTAATTGCTGGTGCAACTGGTTCAGGTAAAAGTGTATGTATAAATACAATGCTAGTGAGTTTACTATACAAAGCATCCCCACATGAAGTGAAACTATTATTAATTGATCCAAAAATGGTAGAGTTAGCACCATATAACCATATTCCTCACCTAGTAAGTCCTGTAATAACGGATGTAAAAGCGGCGACAGCAGCACTTAAATGGGCAGTGGAAGAAATGGAAAGGCGCTACGAACTATTTGCTCATGCAGGAGTCCGTGATATAGCTAGATTTAATGAATTAGTAGATAGGCATAATGAAAAAAGTGGGCACTTACCTTACCTAGTTATCATTATAGATGAGTTAGCTGATTTAATGATGGTAGCACCGGGTGATGTTGAAGAAGCGATTTGTCGGATTGCTCAAAAAGCTCGTGCATGTGGGATTCATTTAATCCTCGCTACGCAAAGGCCATCTGTTGATGTAATTACAGGACTCATTAAGGCAAACATTCCAACTCGAATTGCTTTTTCAGTATCCTCTCAGGTTGACTCAAGAACGATTATTGACACAAACGGAGCCGATAAGCTATTAGGAAAGGGAGATATGCTCTTCCTAGAAAATGGGTCATCTAAACCAACCAGGGTACAAGGTAACTTTGTATCAGATGATGAAATTGAACGAGTAGTAACACATGTAAAAGATCAAATGAAACCAGTTTATATGTTTGAACAGGATGAGTTAGTGAAAAAAGCCACAATTCAATCAGAAGAAGATGATTTGTTTTATGAGGCTTGTGAATTTGTTCTTGATCAGGGCGGGGCTTCTACATCTAGCTTACAACGTCGTTTCCGTATCGGCTATAATCGGGCAGCAAGATTAATTGATATAATGGAGGAACAAGGTATTATCTCAGAAGGACGAGGTAGTAAACCAAGAGAGATACTTATTACTGAAGATGAACTTGAAAATATACAAGAAACTAGCACATCAACCTTATAA
- a CDS encoding DUF1444 domain-containing protein, whose amino-acid sequence MDTKKMRARLEERLTRPEWKFTFDKEKDTLRVENRETEKGVTVSLPGIIAKWHEEKDKSIDEVIYYIEESLTNMSAQHELTGKEKNIYPVIRSTSFPTESNEGKALVYDDHTAETRIYYAIDLGTTYRLIDEDLLEKEKWNKDRVREVARFNVRSLDISVKEDKVAGNTFFFINSNDGYDASRILNDTYLQKFSENITGDMAVAVPHQDVLIIADIQNDTGYDVLAQMTMSFFASGRVPITALSFLYENNQLEPIFILGKKRPK is encoded by the coding sequence ATGGATACAAAAAAAATGAGAGCTCGGCTTGAAGAAAGGCTAACGAGACCAGAGTGGAAATTCACCTTCGACAAAGAAAAGGATACGTTAAGGGTTGAAAATCGTGAAACCGAAAAGGGAGTAACTGTATCACTTCCTGGTATAATAGCGAAATGGCATGAAGAAAAGGATAAATCTATTGATGAGGTCATTTACTATATTGAAGAGTCATTAACCAATATGAGTGCCCAACATGAGCTTACTGGGAAGGAAAAGAACATTTACCCTGTTATTCGTTCAACCTCTTTTCCAACAGAATCAAATGAAGGTAAAGCCTTGGTTTATGATGATCATACCGCAGAGACACGTATTTACTATGCGATAGATTTAGGAACCACCTATCGTTTAATAGATGAAGACCTATTAGAGAAGGAAAAATGGAACAAAGACAGAGTAAGGGAAGTTGCAAGATTTAACGTAAGATCCCTAGATATTAGTGTTAAAGAGGATAAAGTTGCAGGAAACACTTTCTTTTTTATCAATTCAAACGATGGTTATGATGCTAGTAGAATATTAAATGATACGTACCTTCAAAAGTTTAGCGAAAATATAACAGGCGATATGGCAGTTGCTGTTCCTCATCAAGATGTTTTGATAATTGCTGATATCCAGAATGATACAGGCTATGATGTCCTTGCACAAATGACAATGAGTTTCTTTGCAAGTGGAAGAGTGCCTATAACAGCATTATCCTTTTTATATGAAAACAATCAATTAGAACCGATCTTTATTTTAGGGAAAAAAAGGCCAAAATAA
- a CDS encoding thioredoxin family protein — MKKLESMEQYKELINGSKTVLMFSANWCPDCRFIDPFLPEIESTYNEFTFIYVDRDQFLDLCGQLDVYGIPSFVAFENGQETGRFVSKDRKTREEIEGFLNGLQ, encoded by the coding sequence ATGAAAAAGCTAGAATCGATGGAACAGTATAAAGAATTGATCAATGGAAGTAAAACGGTATTAATGTTTTCGGCTAACTGGTGTCCGGATTGTCGTTTTATTGATCCATTTTTACCTGAAATAGAATCTACATACAATGAATTTACATTTATCTATGTTGACCGAGATCAGTTTTTAGATCTATGTGGGCAGTTAGATGTTTACGGTATCCCGAGCTTTGTTGCATTCGAAAATGGGCAGGAAACCGGAAGATTTGTGAGTAAGGATAGAAAGACGCGCGAGGAAATTGAAGGCTTTTTAAACGGACTACAATAG
- a CDS encoding YtoQ family protein, translating into MNLIVYLAGEIHSNWRDEIKENAKALNLPLSFVGPMEDHDRSDSIGEEVLGKQPSPLYKDHTASSINNFRTQVLMNKADIVIALFGEKYKQWNTAMDASTALTLNKPLIIIRPDSLIHPLKELSTKANVTVETVDQAMKVLTYVFE; encoded by the coding sequence ATGAACTTAATTGTTTATTTAGCAGGGGAAATTCATTCAAATTGGCGTGATGAAATTAAAGAAAATGCAAAAGCATTAAATTTACCACTATCCTTTGTTGGTCCTATGGAGGATCACGATCGTTCTGATTCCATTGGTGAAGAAGTACTGGGAAAACAACCTTCCCCTTTATACAAGGACCACACAGCTTCATCTATTAACAATTTTAGAACACAGGTACTTATGAACAAAGCAGATATTGTTATTGCATTATTCGGAGAAAAATACAAGCAATGGAATACTGCAATGGATGCGAGTACAGCTCTTACCTTAAATAAGCCGCTGATCATTATAAGACCAGACTCGCTAATCCATCCATTAAAAGAGCTTTCCACAAAAGCTAATGTGACAGTAGAAACAGTAGATCAGGCTATGAAGGTTTTAACTTACGTTTTTGAATAA
- a CDS encoding DUF84 family protein has translation MVTIAIGTKNPTKVDAVKMAFEGTVATFIPISVDSGVSSQPFSDEETIQGAINRAKAARVKAEASIGVGLEGGVFETSYGLFLCNWGAIYDGINNPFIAGGARILLPESVSKGVREGLELGEVMDLYTKENNVRHKEGAVGVFTNGLISRTEMFTHVAKLLVGQYQYKVRN, from the coding sequence ATGGTAACCATTGCGATTGGAACAAAAAATCCCACAAAGGTGGATGCAGTGAAAATGGCATTTGAAGGAACAGTAGCAACCTTCATCCCTATATCAGTCGATTCAGGTGTATCTAGTCAGCCTTTCTCAGATGAAGAGACCATTCAGGGGGCTATCAATCGCGCAAAGGCAGCGAGGGTCAAAGCGGAAGCTAGTATTGGTGTTGGTTTGGAAGGTGGCGTTTTCGAGACCTCTTACGGGCTTTTTCTGTGCAACTGGGGGGCTATTTATGATGGAATAAATAATCCCTTTATAGCAGGAGGTGCCAGAATTCTTTTACCTGAATCAGTTTCAAAGGGAGTTAGAGAAGGGTTGGAGTTAGGGGAAGTAATGGACCTCTATACGAAAGAAAATAATGTTAGGCATAAAGAAGGGGCTGTTGGTGTTTTTACTAATGGGTTAATTAGCCGGACTGAAATGTTCACTCATGTGGCTAAGTTGCTGGTTGGTCAGTATCAATATAAAGTTAGAAACTAG
- a CDS encoding M42 family metallopeptidase: MNQETMELFKTLTELPGAPGNEHQVRKFMRSQLEKYADEVIQDGLGSIFGVKRGDENGPIVMAAGHMDEVGFMVSQITDNGMLRFQTLGGWWSQVLLAQRVQVITDNGPVIGVIGSIPPHLLEDAQRNKPMDIKNMLIDIGADNRENALELGIRPGQQIVPICPFTPMANEKKILAKAWDNRYGCGLSVELLKELQGEKLPNILYSGATVQEEIGLRGAQTAANMIKPDIFFAMDASPANDMSGDKNAFGQLGKGALLRIFDRSMVTHRGMREFVLDTAETNNIPYQYFISQGGTDAGRVHTSNEGVPSAVVGICSRYIHTHASIVHIDDYAAAKELLVKLVKSSDRTTVDSIRNNS; this comes from the coding sequence ATGAACCAAGAAACAATGGAGCTTTTTAAAACATTAACAGAACTTCCAGGTGCTCCTGGGAATGAACATCAAGTCCGAAAATTTATGCGTTCTCAGTTAGAGAAATATGCAGACGAAGTGATTCAAGATGGATTAGGTAGTATTTTTGGGGTTAAACGCGGGGATGAGAATGGTCCAATTGTCATGGCAGCAGGTCATATGGACGAAGTTGGTTTTATGGTTTCCCAAATTACGGATAATGGAATGCTACGTTTTCAAACATTAGGTGGCTGGTGGAGCCAGGTGTTACTTGCTCAACGTGTACAAGTAATAACTGATAATGGGCCAGTTATAGGGGTAATAGGATCAATTCCTCCTCATTTATTGGAAGATGCACAACGAAACAAGCCAATGGATATTAAGAATATGTTAATTGATATTGGAGCAGATAATCGTGAAAATGCATTAGAGTTAGGTATTAGACCTGGTCAACAAATCGTTCCAATCTGTCCATTTACACCAATGGCAAACGAGAAGAAAATTCTTGCTAAGGCGTGGGATAATCGTTACGGATGTGGACTATCAGTTGAGCTTTTAAAAGAATTACAAGGTGAAAAACTACCAAATATCCTGTACTCTGGGGCAACCGTTCAAGAAGAAATTGGGTTACGCGGAGCACAAACTGCTGCAAATATGATTAAGCCGGATATTTTCTTTGCAATGGATGCAAGTCCAGCAAATGATATGTCAGGGGATAAAAATGCATTTGGTCAACTTGGAAAAGGTGCACTACTTCGAATTTTTGACCGTTCAATGGTTACTCACCGTGGAATGCGTGAGTTTGTTCTTGATACAGCTGAAACGAATAATATTCCTTATCAGTACTTTATTTCACAAGGCGGAACGGATGCAGGTCGTGTCCATACTTCAAATGAAGGTGTACCTTCAGCAGTAGTTGGAATTTGCTCTCGTTATATTCACACACATGCTTCCATTGTCCACATTGATGACTATGCAGCAGCAAAAGAATTATTAGTGAAACTTGTGAAGTCTTCTGACCGTACAACAGTTGATTCAATTAGAAACAATAGCTAA
- a CDS encoding PepSY domain-containing protein, with product MGWKKFLLGLGVGFAGAYLLKGSLPEQTLSAEKALKLAKASFKKNGPISGSWIHMVPETFEKFNISYSVYKGGISRNINNELKQYEFLIDAKTGSMLEVNPI from the coding sequence ATGGGTTGGAAAAAGTTCTTACTTGGTCTAGGTGTTGGATTTGCAGGTGCATACCTATTGAAAGGTTCACTCCCTGAACAAACCCTTTCCGCTGAGAAAGCATTAAAACTTGCTAAAGCTTCTTTTAAGAAAAACGGTCCAATCAGCGGCTCATGGATTCATATGGTTCCAGAAACATTTGAAAAATTCAACATTAGTTATAGTGTCTATAAAGGTGGTATCTCACGTAACATCAATAATGAACTGAAGCAATACGAATTCCTTATTGATGCAAAAACTGGTTCGATGTTAGAGGTTAATCCAATATAG
- a CDS encoding MBL fold metallo-hydrolase has translation MESLKIGEYTLTWLSGGVTHLDGGAMFGVVPKPLWSKKYPFNDNNQIELRSDPILIQAGGKNILIESGLGNNKMSEKMKRNFGMNEESKIEQSLDRLNLKLSDIDMVLMTHMHFDHACGLTRWKEDTLVSTFENATIITSDIEWNEMRNPNIRSKNTYWKENWEGIEKQVQTFSGEIEVFPGIKMLHTGGHSDGHSIVIIENNGDTVIHMADIMPTHAHQNVLWVMAYDDYPMKSIEQKQKWMDFGLNQNAWYSFYHDAIYRAIRWDEAGNIIDSIKRK, from the coding sequence ATGGAAAGTCTGAAAATAGGCGAATATACACTTACGTGGCTAAGTGGTGGAGTTACCCATTTGGACGGAGGTGCAATGTTTGGCGTAGTACCTAAACCATTGTGGTCAAAAAAATATCCATTCAATGATAACAACCAAATAGAGCTTCGTTCAGATCCCATTTTAATACAGGCTGGTGGAAAAAATATTCTTATAGAATCGGGTCTTGGAAATAATAAAATGTCTGAAAAAATGAAAAGAAATTTCGGAATGAATGAGGAGTCTAAGATTGAACAATCTCTTGACAGACTTAACCTCAAGTTATCTGACATTGATATGGTTCTCATGACACATATGCATTTCGATCATGCCTGTGGTTTAACTCGCTGGAAAGAGGATACGCTAGTATCAACTTTTGAAAATGCAACAATTATCACTTCTGATATTGAATGGAATGAAATGCGGAACCCTAATATTCGTTCAAAAAATACATACTGGAAAGAGAATTGGGAAGGAATTGAAAAACAGGTTCAGACTTTCAGTGGTGAAATAGAGGTATTTCCGGGGATAAAAATGCTACATACTGGTGGTCATAGTGATGGGCACTCAATCGTGATTATTGAAAACAATGGAGATACCGTTATTCATATGGCAGACATTATGCCTACACACGCTCACCAAAATGTACTTTGGGTTATGGCTTATGATGACTACCCTATGAAATCGATTGAGCAAAAGCAAAAATGGATGGACTTCGGTTTAAATCAAAATGCTTGGTACAGCTTTTACCATGATGCAATTTATCGTGCAATTAGGTGGGACGAAGCCGGGAACATAATTGACTCAATTAAACGAAAATAA
- the trmB gene encoding tRNA (guanosine(46)-N7)-methyltransferase TrmB produces MRVRNKPWAKEKLASFPQFVIHNPEQHKGKWNEVFGNSNPLHIEVGTGKGRFVTGMAKQNPDINYIGIELADSVIVTALDQIIEEDLPNVKLLNQNANDLQKFFNKGDVNRVYLNFSDPWPKKRHEKRRLTYKTFLELYESILIDGGEIHFKTDNRGLFEYSLTSFSEYGLLLTYVSLDLHKSEYEGNIMTEYEEKFSEKGYPIYRSEVKFQNEE; encoded by the coding sequence ATGCGTGTTAGAAATAAACCGTGGGCGAAAGAGAAGTTAGCAAGCTTCCCACAGTTTGTTATTCATAATCCGGAACAACATAAAGGTAAGTGGAATGAAGTATTCGGGAATTCGAATCCTTTGCATATAGAAGTGGGTACAGGAAAAGGTAGATTTGTTACGGGGATGGCGAAACAGAACCCTGATATCAATTATATCGGAATTGAATTGGCAGATAGTGTTATTGTAACGGCGTTGGATCAAATTATTGAAGAAGATCTTCCAAATGTAAAATTGTTGAATCAAAACGCGAATGATTTACAAAAGTTTTTCAATAAAGGCGATGTCAATCGGGTATATTTAAACTTTTCAGATCCTTGGCCTAAAAAGCGTCATGAAAAAAGAAGACTAACTTACAAAACATTCCTGGAGCTATATGAGAGTATCCTTATCGATGGTGGAGAAATCCATTTTAAAACTGATAATCGTGGACTATTTGAATATTCCTTAACAAGTTTCTCGGAATATGGGTTACTTTTAACTTATGTAAGTCTGGATCTGCACAAGAGTGAGTACGAAGGCAATATTATGACCGAGTATGAGGAAAAGTTCTCAGAAAAAGGGTATCCAATATACCGCAGTGAAGTAAAATTCCAAAATGAGGAGTAG
- a CDS encoding transcriptional regulator: MSQFQQEFDIWLNDNIEHEKNHRRREILENGLGHGTVEFLRSIWYPTVGNFDHLFPEWEVRDFNNGFRYLDLAYMPGGAKGGIEIQGYGPHARDLNVRRFKDLCWRHSLLALDGWTSLSIAYLSIKEEPRQCQQLILAFIGKFLSTDVSSQLTWLESEVVRFARRKLRPITPLELRDHLGICDRQVRRILHKLVDMNILTVASGNVRARSYKLPLENHPFTS, from the coding sequence ATGTCGCAATTTCAACAAGAATTTGATATTTGGCTCAATGATAATATTGAACATGAGAAAAATCATAGGAGACGAGAGATTCTTGAAAATGGGCTAGGGCATGGGACAGTGGAATTTTTAAGATCAATATGGTACCCGACAGTTGGGAATTTTGATCACTTGTTTCCAGAGTGGGAGGTAAGAGATTTTAATAACGGATTTCGGTACCTTGACCTTGCATATATGCCTGGAGGTGCTAAAGGAGGCATTGAAATTCAGGGGTATGGTCCTCATGCCAGGGATTTAAATGTAAGGCGATTCAAGGATCTATGCTGGAGGCATTCTTTACTGGCACTAGATGGTTGGACAAGTTTGTCGATAGCTTACCTATCTATTAAGGAAGAACCTAGACAATGCCAACAACTAATTTTAGCTTTTATCGGTAAGTTTTTATCCACTGATGTTTCCTCACAATTAACCTGGTTAGAATCAGAAGTCGTACGGTTTGCACGACGTAAGCTACGTCCAATTACCCCACTTGAGCTTCGGGACCACCTTGGAATATGTGATCGGCAAGTTAGAAGGATCTTGCATAAATTAGTTGACATGAATATTCTCACTGTGGCATCCGGTAATGTTAGAGCGAGGTCTTATAAACTTCCATTAGAAAACCATCCTTTTACTTCGTAG
- a CDS encoding YtzH-like family protein: MPLNHTDQMHVLKDILSNQQTDCCGTVAECEQMERIIKSLMINTDIDHNVKSVLQDIYSYSQNGKYTQSLDNHIDNHRTELTQWISDIDSFS, translated from the coding sequence ATGCCACTAAATCATACAGACCAAATGCATGTATTAAAGGATATATTATCAAACCAACAAACTGACTGCTGTGGGACAGTTGCTGAGTGTGAACAGATGGAGAGAATTATTAAATCCTTAATGATTAATACAGACATTGATCACAATGTAAAATCCGTTTTGCAGGATATTTACTCTTATAGTCAAAATGGAAAATATACTCAATCCCTTGATAATCATATAGACAACCACAGAACTGAACTAACTCAATGGATAAGTGATATTGATTCCTTCAGCTAA
- a CDS encoding phosphotransferase family protein → MNWLDYILDDEWEIFPAGGATGDAYFAQLNDKRLFLKRNSSPFLAVLSAEGIVPKLMWTKRLENGDVITAQHWINGRELKAQDMNGPDIAHLLRKIHHSNELLDMLRRLQKKPLHPEEILLDINKRLMKEKDLSKLATITEGLHFLEMELQNIQFEHKVVCHCDVNHNNWLETGDKQLFLIDWDGAMIADPAIDIGLLLHWYIDKEEWDSWLELYGLELTDNLQLRMKWYVVSQTIISILWYKSKNLHKETQHWINYLQSLTS, encoded by the coding sequence GTGAATTGGTTGGATTATATATTAGATGATGAATGGGAAATATTTCCTGCTGGTGGAGCGACAGGGGATGCTTACTTTGCTCAGTTAAATGACAAGAGGCTCTTCTTAAAGCGCAATTCATCTCCATTTTTAGCTGTTTTATCTGCAGAGGGGATTGTCCCTAAATTAATGTGGACTAAACGTTTAGAAAATGGTGATGTTATTACCGCTCAACATTGGATAAATGGTCGTGAGCTAAAAGCACAGGACATGAATGGTCCGGATATAGCTCATTTACTTCGCAAAATTCACCATTCAAACGAACTGCTAGATATGTTAAGACGACTACAAAAAAAACCTCTTCATCCTGAAGAGATTTTATTAGATATTAATAAACGTCTAATGAAAGAGAAGGACCTTTCTAAGCTTGCGACAATTACTGAAGGACTTCATTTTTTAGAAATGGAGCTACAAAATATACAATTTGAGCATAAAGTAGTTTGTCACTGTGATGTGAATCATAATAATTGGCTAGAAACTGGAGATAAACAACTGTTCCTTATTGACTGGGATGGAGCAATGATTGCTGATCCCGCAATAGATATAGGACTTCTACTACACTGGTATATAGATAAGGAAGAGTGGGATTCTTGGTTAGAATTATATGGCCTGGAATTAACAGATAACCTTCAATTACGAATGAAATGGTATGTAGTATCACAGACAATCATATCGATTCTTTGGTACAAATCAAAAAACCTTCACAAAGAGACACAGCACTGGATCAATTACTTGCAAAGCCTTACTTCATAA